aagtgattctcctgcctcagcctcccatgtggctgggattataggtgtgtgctaccatgcctggctaattttttgtatttttagtagaggtggagtttcactgtgttagctgggatggtctcgatctcctgaccccgtgatccacctgcctcgacctcccaaagtgctgggattaccccgGCCAAGAATTAAAAATCTCTATGTTAAAGGTAATTCTCCAGCAAGTCAATTATTATGAGTTTGTTTCATAAGGTCTATAATAAGCGGGCCTTTTgaaacaaatgaggaaatggggatttaatatggtttggttgtgtccccacccaaatttcatcttgaattgtagctcccataatccccatgtgccatgggagggacccagtgggaggtaactgaatcatgggggtgggtctttcccatgctgttctcatgacagtgaataagtctcaagagatctgatggttttataaagggcagttcccctatacaagctctcttgcctgctgtcatATAAGATGTAACTTTGCTACTCCTTTGCctttcgccatgattgtgaggcctccccagccatgtggaacctcTTTCActttattaaacctcttttctttataaattacccagtctcaggtatgtctttattagcagcatgagaacagactaatacagggttGAGACAATATCATGGGATTATACGCAACACTCAACATGCATGCCCACAGAAAGATATTAAATAAGACCAATCGGATCAAGAATTCAAGTTCCCCAGATGAGGAACACTGGAATTGCTTTTTTCTTGCAGAAGAGCTAACCCAGAAGAGTCCAAGCAAATTCAGTGTTCCTGTCACTGTATTCCTGTCTCTGTGTGGTCCGCACCATGGCAAGCACCAACTGGCTCCCCATTTCCCGCTAGCTGGAAGGCCCAGATATTGACTTCCAAATATTAAGGGAAGAAGTgcggggggtgggagggaggaccGTCAAAGACTTAATCACAAGATCTGAGAAATCTCTGTTTTTATATTCTTATCTCCCATATGTTCTTAGAAACCTACTATCTGACACAAATAGACCCACAGTAGATTTTTCTGAATATGGAATTGCCAAAGCAACAACCTTCCATTCTACAGAATTATTATTACCACTTCAGAGCACAGATTAATTTCCATCTTCCATGGGGGtatacagaaagaataaaataaaagtttgatttATTTAGAGTAAGCAGATATCTTCAGACAGATTTCTAACATACAGAAAGCGGGACTTCTTTAAGTAGGTAAGAAATATTagtactaaaatattttaaagagttaaCCCACATAAATTCCAGGTATGTTTTCAAGACTAATCAGAAATTTTAAGTTGGCATTTTAGAGCAGGAAAGACATTAATATTCaacaagagaagaaaatcaaCCTATACAAAGATCATGTCCAAAAATTAATTTATGcagttataaaatatgtataaaatttgtCATTATCCCATTTTGAATAAAAAGAACATGTTTGTTATGTTTGTATTTCAAAGCTGCTAAATACAGCCCTCGTAGAGGTATGCCTGAAATGAGTATAAGGCATTTATCATTGTGAGAATATTTATCCctaaaaaaaagtcatacataGAAATCAAATGTAACAGGCAAGGTGAAAAATAAACCATTATCCCTTCAAAAATCAAACTGCATTTTTGCTGACAAGATAAAAGACACTGAAATATGCACAAGGTGGCAGGCACTTATCAAGGCAGGCTTTCTTCAGTgactaagaaaaggaaaacacaccAAAACTTCTCCCACTCTACCAATTCACATCACTCAGGTAGCACGTCTGTCTTCACAGACAGCTGGCAAACTCTTCAGAAGCAGACCCCTGTTACatgttgaattgtgtccctcaaaATGGTATGTTCAAGTCCTGACCGGTAGTACCAGTGAATGTGACCATATTTGAAAACAGGGTCTTGGCATACATAATTAAcatgaggtcattaggatgggccctaatccaatgactggtgttcttaaaaagcaaggaaaacttGAGCACAGAGACACAGACGGCCATGTGAATAGATTGGAGTCATGCTGCCTCAAGCCAAGGAAACCCTGGGGTTCCTCCCCTAGAGGCTTTGGAGAGAGCAAGCCCTGCCTATACCTTGACTTCCAACTTGCAGGCTCCAGACTGCgtaagaataaatttctgttgttttaagccacccagtttgtggtacttagTTATGACAGCCCTTGAAAACTCATACCCCCTCTCAGTCATCATGTTGTAGAGATGTGAGAAGCAGGGAAGAAGACAGGGTGCAAGTAGACATCATTTTTAGACTGATTTGGGCTGTTAGTTATCGCTTAAAGGATAAACAGAGCTGCGGATTCAGAAATTTCCATAAAGGTTCATTCTTCTTTGGTGTCTAATGTCTAACAAAGGATGTCCCTTTCCAAATCCCATGGAGAAAAGTACCTCATTTCCCAGAGAAATGCTCCTGCCCCCTAGTGAAAAAGgaagatattaaaataacatataaactCATCACAAAGACTAAAACAAGAAAGGCTGCTAACCTGACGTAAGTAATACAGGGTtctagataagaaaaaaaattacctgccTCTAGGCATAAGCTTATGGAAGAATTAAAATGTTTCACCCAGTCAAAGCTTCAAGCTGCACTTATATTCCCGGGCAAGGTAGaaaaacatgcattgaaaataGAGGCCTCCAATACATCCAGGAGTCTAGTAGGTTGATTTGTTTAAATCAGTGTAGTCAATTCAGCTTTTGGAGGACTAGAAGCACCAGCATAAAACTAACAATGGTATTATTAACGTATACTAATTAAACATAAGTTGTACTCCTTGGCATTTACGAGTAAAAATGTGCTAATTCAAAATCCTAAGCCCGACAATGTAgcaaaaataatatcttttgaccaaaaatatttttgtaacccATGACAAGGATAATTTAGatcaaaaactaacaaaatatattatcaaaaagTAGCAAAATTGAATTGTGTAGAAGAAAAGAACTAAAACCCCAGGACACCTTAGGCATGTCGGAAAATTCTAACATATTTCAATACAACTGCCATCATCTACTAAATTTAGAAAGTTACTGCAGTTTCACAAGTATGgattattcacaaatattttttttctctgatttaatGAGCCCTGCTGGGTAAAGCTGTCATGTCTAACTCAGGTTAATTTAGGGAAACCTGCTTTTTCCAGATGGCATCAAGGAGAGCAGACAGTTTATATGAGACGCTAAACTCAAagtcatacagtatttatcttaATGTGGAATGCAAGAGCTGTTAGCCTTTGAGCCCACTTTGATCTGTTTCTTAAACCAGGCTTCTACTGTGGAATTCTCCACACTGCTCCTAAAATGTCATGTTCCTCTGTCAGCAGCCAACCAGTGTTACCCAGAAAGTCTGCACCAGAGTCAGCTGCAAACCTAGCTCAACCTCCTTCCCTTCGctttagacaaaaaaaaataatagcacaTCCTATGTCTCTTACTGCAGCAAACACATGGCTAATTGAGTGCCCAAAAGCTTACCAGTGTTCCAGATTAGTTTAAGAAATTCTGCACTATAAATCTCTGGACATTTTGTATCTCCAGCCAGGAACTATTCACCTGCCAAAATGCTGATTAATTACGTGACTATGTGTCATATTTCTAGTCTTCTTATTTGTTGATAGGCAGCCGTGCCTCAAGTTTCTTTTACATGCTCAAAGCCAATGTCTTGGAAAGTACAATTTGGCATGAATTTCTTGGTCTTAGTAAATAAAGAGACTGCCTATCTCCAAATAGTAGCACAGACTAACCCAGAGATGTTACTAAGGGAGAATAACCCAGCATTAACAACCAGAGCAATGCTGTTAAAATACACCCCACATTAAAACTTGCAACCAAGAAAATCTGGTGGGGAAACTCAACATCTCCATCTTAACCTAGTATTCTCAATCCAGCTTGAATACTGAAATCATCTAAGGCAGTCTTTTAAAATGCTGATGCCAGATTCCACCCCCCACCATCTTAATCTCAATCACTGGAGAGTGATTCAGGCACTGGGATGTTTCAAAAGCTCTCCAAGGTATTTCTAATGGTCAACTATAGTTGAGAACCACAGATCCATAGCACAGTCAGCAAACTTGCTCTATAAAGGGCCCTATCATAAATGtttcaggctttgtgggccacTGAGTCTCTGTCACAGCTTCTTAATTCTGCTGCTAtggcacaaaagcagccacacacatatgaaaatgaattagtatggctgtgttccaatataGCTTTATTTATGAACactggaatttgaatttttataacttttctatgtcacaaaatattattcttcttttgactttttttttcaatcatttcaaaatgtaaaaaccattcttagcttacAAACCATTCAAAAACAAgtggcaggccagatttggcccagcTGTAGTTTACTGTCCTCTGATCTATACTGCAGATTGAATATACTCCTActtaattctttttcaaaaacatttgctCAGTGACTCACTCAACCAGTCCTTGAAAAGATCCCCTTCAAAGCATGAATACCTTCAGATTCAAGTTGGTCCAGGCCATATGAGGCAGCTGTATTAACACGAGTAATAGATGGAACAACAGTTCTTCTCTCAGAGGATGCCTCCAAAGCAGGAAGTGCAGGGGAAATGCTGGGTTCCCCCACCATTATTCCAGGAGGTGTCACTGGAGATCCCAGAACTGGTGTGAACTCCTCATTTGGCCCTGTgactgtgtccatttgttctgcCAAACACAACAGACAGGACTTGACCCACAAGATAATCATTATGGCAAATGTAAGCATGTGCTTTCACTTTTTAGGCAAGAAATGATTAAACCAATATCATACAATACAGCAAGTTTGGCACTTGGGTCAGCTCTCCTTTCCCATATTGTATTAATCCAACTCCCCAAAGCAAAGACTTTCAGGAAAATGTATTGTCTTACAGGAAAATGTATTATCTCTAATcagaactttgtttttaaattttaatctcccATTTATTCTATTGGCAATATTATGGATGTTGTaagattttatattatgtattgccaaaggtaaaataattaacaaaaatatattaaactgtATTTCAAAGACTACTTTGGAAAGATCGAGTGTCTTTCTCAAAATCAAGTCATAGAGTAAGAGCCTAGATCTGGGTCTGGAATGTCAATTTAAAAGCAGCCAAATATAGCCCCAGGAATTCCCAAGTCCAGAGACTCTAGAACAGCAGTAGCTTTCACATAGATTTGAAAACTTCACTGCCTTTAAGAGATCAGAGCATTTGAGAGCCTCCTATATAGAAAGCACTTTGTAGACATGAtttcaaattcttaaaataaCCTATAAAACAGATAGGCATTATTTAGAGGTGAACAAACCAAAGCTTACAGAAGTTAAGAAACTTAGCTTGAGGCTACAATATTAGTGAAAGCCAAAGTTGCGATTCAAATTCAGGTCCATGCTTTTTTCACCTCATCCCCCCCGGCTCCTAGCAGCAGAGTTGCCAAACAGGAAGAGCCTTCTCAGGGGGTCTGGCCTTTGAGGACCCAGAGGTGAGCCACCAGGAGACCTTACTTACAAACTAAACccttgtccctttttttttttttttttttttttggcacggagtctcgctctgtcaccaagccggagtgcagtggcgccatctccgctccctgcaagctccgccccccgggttcacaccattctcctgcctcagcctcccgagtagctcggactacaggcgcccgccaccacgcctgggtaattttttgtatttttagtagagacggggtttcaccacgttggccaggatggtctcaatctcctgacttcgtgatccacccgcctcagcctcccaaagtgctgggattacaggcgtgagccactgcgcccggccaaccctTGTCCTTTTAAGGCTCTGCCACACCTCTTCAAACAGGACAGAGCTCACACCCCTTTCCAggtaaaggtgtgtgtgtgtgtgtacgtgcacGCACGCGCGCGCTGATGGCAATGTCGGCTGCCTCACTCATTCTATTCCTAGTCCACTTAACAGAAGAGATCCACCCCCAAAACAGAGTCCAATATCCTCCCTTACAGACCTTCCACAGTGGGAGTAACTTCAAAAGACAAAGGGACGACTGTAGTTGAAATTGTAGTGGCCAGAGGCTCCCATCTTCTTGACAGCTGAGTAACACCAGGAACGTCAGACACAGGAGAGGggtcctccttttcttcctcagtcTTGCCACTGTCTCTGATAAGCTCGAGGGTAGCAACCTGCTCTTGTGTCACCATGGATAAAGTGGCATCTGGCTCTTGAACAGCTGTTGTCATCTCTTGAGTGATGATGTCTTAAAGgggggaaaacatttaaaaatagaccaaatccctatttttttaaaaaaaaaaaatcatgatatgATTAAAAACTTGGGGGGAGGGGAGCAGATGCTATTTCAGGAACTGGGGAAGCAAAGAGAGAACTCAGAAGTAAAATGacagtaaataaatgttttctctgtCACGCTTTCAGTAGTTGTGAATCAATCTACAACAGAGATAAAGAAGTTCATGGAAAAAGCTAAAATGAAATCTAAAACAAAGTAGGAAGATCAATTGCTGAGCTCCCTTTCAGGCACATGTTTGAATGTCAACATAATCAGTTTGTTAAGAAACAAGTTATACAGAACTAAGTTACACTCAAAAACTCTCAGAAACATTTGTATACAGTGTATTAATTTTCACATTTGCATTTCTGGAGGGTCAAGGGaagctcacattttaaaataaaggagtaataattacaataactaatatttactgagtttctATGTTAAACACCATGCGAAGTGCATGACATATAGTATCTTAAGTATGCATCCTCCCATATGTACTACAGGGAGATAGGTACTAATATCATTCCACAGAAGCTGCATCATAGTGCTCAAGAATGCAGGTTCCAGAGCCAACCTGCCTtagtcacttactagctgtgtaagcATAAACAAATTACTTCACATATGTGGGCCTTgagtttcctcagctataaaatggggataataatagtatctatctcACAGAGTTACTACAAAGATTAGATAACACAAGTAAAACACCTAGTATTTGGTAAGTATTCAATAATTACCAGCTATTATAACTCCACTTTACAGAACTTAGGTTTAGAAAAGCTAAGGAGCATGCCTTTGTTCACATTGCCAGCACCCTTAACCACTGTACTAACTATGCCCAAGGAACACCTTGGAGAGGCCTCTGTAGAAGGTGTGCATTTGCTTTCAgatcagaaaaggaaatgaatagaaCTGGCAGGGTATGACATTATCTGTCACAGGTCCACTTGCTTTACAACATTATAATTCCCTCAAATACAGTATTAAAGACTGTTTATAATAATACTCTGCTTTCTCTTCAGATCATATAAATGTTTTGCCTTCAACAGACTACTTATAAGTCAAGATTTTCCCTCTTATGAAGGGGCTATGCTAGAAATTTCAAACACTGTACAGAGCAACTACTAAAAACTTAATTTCTTGAAAACcttattgtcttttttaaaatattagttctaGATACTAAGTATTTTAGCAAGATCAGTAAGttatacaatgaaaaataacattCTAGGGATAGCTTTAAAAGGGTTCCTCAAAGTTTTTATTAatgacaggccaggcacggtggctcatgcctgtaataccagcactttgggagactgaggcgggaggatcacaaggtcaggagttcgagaccagcctggccaatattgtgaaaccccatctctactaaaaacacaacaaaattagctgggcatagtggcacattcctgtcatcccagccacccgggaggatgaggcaggacaattgcctgaacccaggaggcggaggttgcaatgacctgagatcatgccactacactccagcctagatgacagagggagactctgtctcaaaaaaaaaaaaaaaaaaaatttattaatgaCATCATGGCATAtcctattactttaaaaaaaagttgccttGTAAACAatgtatttgctttaaaataatgtgtatttgtttgtttttcactataagcAGTTCCTTTTCTTGGTACTCATCCAGTTAacactatttttccttttgaattgaAGAGATTTTTACATTTGATGGATTAATATACCTGGTTACAGGACAAACAATGTGAGTCAGGGTAAGGTTTTCACATGAGCTTCATATTTGCACTCTATACCATTGTTTgaattttgtctctctttttttcctttctccaatATTACTGTAAATCCCTAGAGAGCCAGGATTCATTGTCTTTCTGTACCTCTAGCACATAGGGCAATGCTCTGTTTGCCACAAGAAGACAATAACATATAGTTTTACCATTTTAAGCAGTAGGTGTTCTCTATGTTGCCCTCATTTTTGAAAGCATAATGAACACTTTTGAgaacatatatacaaaaataaatatgcaggCGCTATTTGTAATTTTATGAAATAGCAAGAAATGTCAAAATGCATAGTATCTTGAATAAATAATTGCTGTTAGAAAAGTGAGAACtagaaatagtaataaaattttttaaaataaactttaaagtttCCTAACATCTCTCATTCTTCCTACTTCAtgtaggagaaaaaataattatatattatttttaaaacctgatcTTCAGTTGAAGCAGCTAACTGACTCAAAGGACTGACTATCATCTCAACATACCCATCTGTTAATAATATCTAAAAACACCAAGAAATCATTGCATATTCTGAAGAAGATAATGTCCTAAGTGGTCCCTGGACTCTAAATGATTAGCATTTAAGTTGTTTACTTCAGAAAAATACTTATGATCACCTGAAAATGAGTAGTaaaacattttggctattgtataACAACTGCTGTCAATAATTGCAATCTTTCCCATTCCTTTTAACTCtatgggacaaaaaaaaaagtaaaacaaaagtaataactTGACTGTTCCTCTTGGTACAAAGAACATTTAGAAGTTGTTTGATTGACTTTGGGTAAGGTAGGCAATCACATTGGATAACTCCAGTCTGAATGGTTCTATATCCTCATTTGTAAATtaattgaaaacatatttatcgagttcctactatgtgccaggaattgtgCTATGTGCTAGAAATTAAAAGTAGTGgccttttaaaagattataatttgCTGAGGCAATTATGACTAAGAACCATattcaaaaaccaaaataatcaGGAAATTACCAATTCCATTTTACTTTTTAGGCTGTACTAATAGAAGCTAATACAAGTTTAGTACATAAGAATCATGGATTCAATTGTGCAGTGAACAATCTGGGGCTATATGACTTAATGCTCCAAAAGTAAAAGTTCTATGAAGAACTGAAGTAAACTTGTTGCTCAGTCATATCTAAGGTCTTCATGGCCATGTGCACCCAACTCCATGTAAAAACCAACTTACAAGACATTTTATGGAAGCTTCTATGAAAACTGAACAGCACACTGGgtctttaaacaaaaatgaattagaCATGTAAAAttcaatctttcttttgtcatttaTCAAGTGATCTTTCACCATTTTAATTCAATCTCAACACCTTATAAAACATATTACtgatttgatattttctattaattgggCTACTTGGCTGAAGTAACACGTTGTACATGTTCCAAAACAATTTGGAATGAGCATGTATACATTACACTAAGCTTTTCCTTCCCAATGTTGTTATCTGTCCAACTACccataataaaagaaaaccattATCCATCAACAACAAATAGAAGGCTTTCCAGCTTATAATATTCACGGATGCAAAGgccaaaagaaagtagaaaatgcaGAACCAAGCAAGCAGATGATTTATCTTCCACCCTACCCCCTTccttatttctaaatgttttctttttaggaaAACAAAGTTAGAAAATTCATATAGTTAATACTATGAGATAACTGCAGTACTTACCTAAAGCTTTTTTTGTAAGAAATGTAAGGGATGTGAGCATATTTTACAACAATGTGTATGTAAGTATCCAACATTATTACAGTTTAAACATATAGCtaattctttcacattttcttgtatatttatacattttcatagtaaaatgtttgaaaaatattagtctaaaataaaaataatagtatcaGGGTTTTTCAACCTCAGCGCTATTAACATGTTGGCTgggataattctttgttatgggGGGCTGTCCTACGTAGTCTAAGATATTTAACAATATCTTAGCACCCCTCAGTTCtaacaactaaaaatgtctccaaacattgctaaatgtcccctgggggaaggggaaagcaaaataaaactatcCCCAGTTAAAGAACACTGGTCTATAGGCAGGATTTAAATTtgggtgtaatttttttttctttttcttttttgagagggagtttcactcttgtcacccaggctggagtgcagtggtacaatcttggctcactgcaacctccgccttcccaggttaaagtgattctcctgcctcagcctcccgagtagctgggattacaggcacctgctaccacacccagctaatttttgtattttaatagagatggggtttcaccatgttggccaggctggtctcgaactcctgacctcaagtaagccgcctgccttggcctcccaaagtgctggaattacaggaattgggtgtaatttttatataaaatagatgATGTATTTGTatgcttctgcttttctttttattttttaaatttcatttttttattctttttcagagaagaggtctcactatatcacccaagctggtctcgaactcctgcgcccaagcaatcctcacacctcggcctccgaaaatgctgggattataggcatgagctgctgcacctggcctgcttttcattaaaacttCAACCTATTTCTaaattgccattaaaaaaaaaattgaaagtttcCAAATTAAaccaaagtttgtttttctttttctttcttttacctttCATTGTATTTCCCAACAGTTGGTCTGCCTCAGACTCATatacagagacagaaacagtGGTTTCTAAGAAAAACAGGGCATCGTTTTCCTTGGTGGATTCCGTGAAGTCTCCCGTACTTTGGAGCAAGTTCACAATGGAAACTTTCATGTCTTCCATCAGACTTGTGGGGGTAAAGGAACTTTGATCAGTGAAAGCAGGTGATCTCTCATTCCCATGCGCTATTAGCAGGGCTGTGCCCGTGTGTGTTTCCCCTTCAGGCAGCCCCAGAGCCACCTGTGCAGCCTCTGTCCAAGGCTGGCCTCCTTCCATACCCTCATGGCTTACTTGTGCTGTCTGAGACATCTCCGTTCTCACCTGAGTCTCTTCATTGTCTCCAAGCTTGGGGGTCCTTATCCGGCTTACACTCTCTAATTTGGTGTCATCCCACTCATCACTTAAGGCAGAGGCAGCTGGAACAGCTGTGCTGACACTCACTGTGACTTCTGGGGCTCCCAGCAGACTATCAGTTTCTGGCTCAACACTCAGGGTGTACTCGGAAGTTTCGAGTGGTTGCTTGGTGGCAGCAGCCTGGGTGTTATCAGCTGTCATCTGCGAAGGCTTCTCCTTATCAGGGGTGAGGCTTCCAGGCTCACTGCCTGCTGTGGACTCAGCACCAGGAAAAGAAGTTGTCCTGTGGTCTGTGTCTGCTTCAAATTTCTCAGTCTTTGGATTGGTGGTTAGCATTTCCTTAGTATTCACATAGGATGAAGGTGAATGTCCCAAACCAACTCCTTCCTGACTTTCAGTTGCAAATGATTGATTATCCATATACTTCAGAAAACCTTTTGTGGTTTCTGTGATCTCTTCTACAATGGGCTGAAAGTTAGTGCTTGTAAGGAGTTCCTCCTTTTCATCAACAGTCAGAGAAGGAGTCGCAGTGATAGCAATGGTTAACATGGCCTTGGCAAGTCCACTTTCAGGAGATATTCTCTCTGGCTGGCTGGAACCAAATACTTCTTCAGCTGAGGGGACACCTGACTCAGTAGGTGTGGAAACACCAGGGCGTTCTGTTTGCATGAGCCCAGCTTGTCCAGGCTGGGTTTCTTTGTTAATCGAGAATGCTTTATTTAATGATGTTGCCGATGGTACTGCTGACATCATCATTGGATCTTCAGAGACCACCAGTTGGGGAGTCTGCTTTGAGGTAACAGAGCTATTTTCTAGGTCATCGGTGTTCATCTTATCGGACTGCCCTT
This genomic stretch from Homo sapiens chromosome 14, GRCh38.p14 Primary Assembly harbors:
- the ARMH4 gene encoding armadillo-like helical domain-containing protein 4 isoform 2 precursor (isoform 2 precursor is encoded by transcript variant 2); its protein translation is MRGPIVLHICLAFCSLLLFSVATQCLAFPKIERRREIAHVHAEKGQSDKMNTDDLENSSVTSKQTPQLVVSEDPMMMSAVPSATSLNKAFSINKETQPGQAGLMQTERPGVSTPTESGVPSAEEVFGSSQPERISPESGLAKAMLTIAITATPSLTVDEKEELLTSTNFQPIVEEITETTKGFLKYMDNQSFATESQEGVGLGHSPSSYVNTKEMLTTNPKTEKFEADTDHRTTSFPGAESTAGSEPGSLTPDKEKPSQMTADNTQAAATKQPLETSEYTLSVEPETDSLLGAPEVTVSVSTAVPAASALSDEWDDTKLESVSRIRTPKLGDNEETQVRTEMSQTAQVSHEGMEGGQPWTEAAQVALGLPEGETHTGTALLIAHGNERSPAFTDQSSFTPTSLMEDMKVSIVNLLQSTGDFTESTKENDALFFLETTVSVSVYESEADQLLGNTMKDIITQEMTTAVQEPDATLSMVTQEQVATLELIRDSGKTEEEKEDPSPVSDVPGVTQLSRRWEPLATTISTTVVPLSFEVTPTVEEQMDTVTGPNEEFTPVLGSPVTPPGIMVGEPSISPALPALEASSERRTVVPSITRVNTAASYGLDQLESEETGFHHVAQARLKLLGLRSLPASASQSVGITSVNSCTQPRKYLNSCLKWKLNPKHFATGV
- the ARMH4 gene encoding armadillo-like helical domain-containing protein 4 isoform 1 precursor (isoform 1 precursor is encoded by transcript variant 1), coding for MRGPIVLHICLAFCSLLLFSVATQCLAFPKIERRREIAHVHAEKGQSDKMNTDDLENSSVTSKQTPQLVVSEDPMMMSAVPSATSLNKAFSINKETQPGQAGLMQTERPGVSTPTESGVPSAEEVFGSSQPERISPESGLAKAMLTIAITATPSLTVDEKEELLTSTNFQPIVEEITETTKGFLKYMDNQSFATESQEGVGLGHSPSSYVNTKEMLTTNPKTEKFEADTDHRTTSFPGAESTAGSEPGSLTPDKEKPSQMTADNTQAAATKQPLETSEYTLSVEPETDSLLGAPEVTVSVSTAVPAASALSDEWDDTKLESVSRIRTPKLGDNEETQVRTEMSQTAQVSHEGMEGGQPWTEAAQVALGLPEGETHTGTALLIAHGNERSPAFTDQSSFTPTSLMEDMKVSIVNLLQSTGDFTESTKENDALFFLETTVSVSVYESEADQLLGNTMKDIITQEMTTAVQEPDATLSMVTQEQVATLELIRDSGKTEEEKEDPSPVSDVPGVTQLSRRWEPLATTISTTVVPLSFEVTPTVEEQMDTVTGPNEEFTPVLGSPVTPPGIMVGEPSISPALPALEASSERRTVVPSITRVNTAASYGLDQLESEEGQEDEDEEDEEDEDEEEEDEEEDEEDKDADSLDEGLDGDTELPGFTLPGITSQEPGLEEGNMDLLEGATYQVPDALEWEQQNQGLVRSWMEKLKDKAGYMSGMLVPVGVGIAGALFILGALYSIKVMNRRRRNGFKRHKRKQREFNSMQDRVMLLADSSEDEF